A stretch of Thalassospira sp. TSL5-1 DNA encodes these proteins:
- a CDS encoding alpha/beta hydrolase — protein sequence MKLIRSILVLGVMVILAGCSNVAARHEVRTRLAADAGWQAGVVKAGLFDIAAAWSPVQKGETLFVYLEGDGLAYVTAYRPAMDPTPTDPVALRMALQDIHLTGIAAQPVVYLARPCQYTMPEKGENCSRKYWTTARYAPEIIHSISLAIDQFKARFRARHLVLVGYSGGGALAVLLAAERQDVAGIVTVAGNLDLAYWAQRDGLTPLADSVDPARFAPQVADIAQLHFAGGQDDAVGPDVTRSYMAALPDRSKAEMVVMDQYDHHCCWARDWHEISRRPEFTRIPYWNGP from the coding sequence GTGAAGCTGATCCGCTCCATTCTGGTGCTTGGCGTAATGGTGATATTGGCCGGCTGCAGCAATGTAGCTGCCCGACACGAGGTTCGGACACGCTTGGCGGCGGATGCCGGGTGGCAGGCCGGGGTTGTAAAGGCTGGCCTGTTTGATATTGCGGCCGCTTGGTCACCGGTTCAAAAGGGCGAGACCCTGTTTGTTTATCTGGAAGGGGATGGCCTGGCCTATGTAACGGCCTATCGCCCGGCAATGGACCCAACACCGACGGACCCGGTGGCCCTGCGTATGGCGTTGCAGGATATTCACCTAACGGGCATAGCAGCCCAGCCTGTAGTGTATCTGGCACGGCCGTGCCAATATACCATGCCGGAAAAGGGCGAAAATTGCAGCCGCAAATACTGGACCACAGCGCGGTATGCGCCAGAAATTATTCACAGCATAAGTTTGGCGATTGACCAATTCAAAGCTCGTTTTCGTGCCCGCCATCTTGTTCTGGTTGGTTATTCGGGTGGTGGGGCGCTGGCGGTATTGCTGGCAGCCGAACGCCAGGATGTTGCCGGGATTGTGACTGTGGCCGGTAATCTCGATTTGGCCTATTGGGCGCAGCGTGACGGGTTAACACCGCTTGCCGATTCTGTTGATCCGGCCCGCTTTGCGCCTCAGGTTGCCGATATCGCCCAGCTTCATTTTGCTGGCGGCCAGGATGACGCCGTTGGCCCCGACGTGACCCGGTCTTATATGGCGGCATTGCCTGACAGGTCAAAGGCGGAAATGGTTGTGATGGATCAGTATGACCATCACTGTTGCTGGGCCAGGGATTGGCACGAAATATCCCGCCGCCCGGAATTTAC
- a CDS encoding tetratricopeptide repeat protein: MTDGTAMTPMPAATDGSAMEHKIRTALEKQEYATVEALCREMLVQSGPLHVWRWLVLALRHQGKAEEARPILEMLVEQVPGNLEIRFDLAEVLLLLGEFGRGWREYKYRYSLGHTQHMDRKVQKPLWDGRILRDKTLLVHDEQGFGDTFQFLRLIGVAKKRSQARIVLQIREEQQGFARRMEGIDEVILQGALPPPFDMHCHLMTLPMALGLKPQDLPGEIPYLKTDPARLEKWQNRLKDVPRPLVGLVWAGRPTHLNDANRSLSFAQLAPLGDAGVTFVSVQKGERADDAKKPPAGMKMISLSDEIEDFEDTAAIFQVLDLLLSVDSSPVHLAGALGCPAWVMLPFVPDWRWLLNRDDTPWYPSVRLFRQPRIGDWDSVINNMRVTLQEKFA, encoded by the coding sequence ATGACAGATGGAACAGCAATGACGCCGATGCCTGCCGCCACCGATGGTTCCGCGATGGAACACAAAATCCGCACCGCGCTGGAAAAACAGGAATATGCGACGGTTGAAGCCCTGTGTCGCGAGATGCTGGTGCAATCGGGGCCATTGCATGTTTGGCGCTGGCTGGTTCTGGCATTACGTCACCAGGGCAAGGCGGAAGAAGCCCGTCCCATTCTTGAAATGCTGGTCGAACAGGTGCCCGGCAATTTGGAGATCCGCTTTGATCTGGCAGAAGTTTTGTTGCTTTTGGGTGAATTTGGCCGGGGCTGGCGGGAATATAAATACCGATATAGTCTGGGACATACCCAGCATATGGACCGCAAAGTGCAAAAACCGTTGTGGGATGGCCGGATTTTGCGCGACAAAACCCTGTTGGTGCATGATGAACAGGGCTTTGGTGATACCTTTCAGTTTCTTCGTCTGATTGGGGTGGCAAAAAAACGCAGTCAGGCCCGTATCGTATTGCAAATTCGCGAAGAGCAACAAGGCTTTGCCCGGCGAATGGAAGGCATTGACGAGGTGATCCTGCAAGGTGCCTTGCCACCCCCCTTTGACATGCACTGTCATTTGATGACATTGCCAATGGCCTTGGGCCTGAAACCGCAGGATTTGCCCGGTGAAATCCCCTATCTGAAAACCGATCCCGCACGCCTGGAAAAATGGCAAAACCGCCTAAAGGATGTGCCCCGTCCGCTGGTCGGGCTGGTATGGGCCGGGCGGCCAACGCATTTGAACGATGCCAATCGTTCGCTGTCTTTTGCCCAATTGGCCCCGCTTGGCGATGCCGGGGTGACATTTGTGTCTGTGCAAAAAGGCGAGCGCGCCGACGACGCCAAAAAACCGCCTGCGGGAATGAAAATGATCAGCCTGTCAGACGAGATCGAGGATTTTGAAGATACCGCAGCGATATTTCAGGTTCTTGATCTGCTACTTTCGGTTGATAGTTCGCCGGTTCACCTTGCAGGTGCGTTAGGGTGCCCGGCGTGGGTCATGCTGCCATTTGTGCCCGATTGGCGCTGGTTGCTAAACCGTGACGATACACCGTGGTACCCATCGGTGCGTCTGTTCCGGCAGCCGCGCATTGGAGATTGGGACAGTGTTATTAACAATATGCGTGTCACCCTGCAGGAGAAATTCGCGTGA